One genomic segment of Styela clava chromosome 3, kaStyClav1.hap1.2, whole genome shotgun sequence includes these proteins:
- the LOC144411680 gene encoding sialate:O-sulfotransferase 2-like isoform X1 produces MLCDKMRYNLPIAGIVLILILLFSMKTELSPNFDRTSLSAIAFGINTKTSASVLEYTLQAEAMIDLDPNTFRCEVHDMGCFILVPPSQKIFGKKHPKITDVKFDEETLITREICINSCFQKQYTLSAINAAQNCCMCSTGFEGFISSREIKADTSFVKAEKCRSSSTFHVYSKIRDCEKGVSKESLQQNRVGCLDIPKTLNQFMIALSSPQLLIEQCILNCEMRKYTFAIPVKQKGICLCSDSYSLFRTVDNMTQAMARCGDENNLSNSDEIVEVYRTTVNDEHCEPRRFLPPKQNKPILLASYPGSGNTWIRHLIEIATGIYTGSVYNDADLYEGDMLGGFLSAISGRTIVIKDHLFGLKISIIYTMAVLLIRNPYDATLAEFMRMNTQGHIGVANNDIFRKPGFKAFCKNQLPSFWFGITKVVLKTFVDKVVVVYFEDLVKNPIKEIRRIVEFLPKEIVGSDEESLERRLMCLNLDLAGKFKRPPRKLNSDPFDELLRGEVDKSIENMNELLLERNHPPLPHSYFYHIMNVT; encoded by the exons ATGTTGTGTGACAAAATGAGGTATAATTTGCCTATAGCCGGCATTGTATTGATTTTGATCCTACTATTTTCAATGAAGACAGAACTCAG CCCTAATTTTGACAGGACATCATTATCAGCAATTGCGTTTGGTATCAACACAAAAACAAGCGCTTCAGTACTTGAGTATACACTTCAAGCGGAGGCCATGATTGACCTAGACCCAAATACTTTTCGATGTGAAG ttcATGACATGGGATGCTTTATTTTGGTTCCTCcaagtcaaaaaatatttggaaaaaaacaCCCTAAAATTACAGATGTAAAATTTGACGAAGAGACACTAATAACAAGAGAAATTTGCATAAACAGTTGTTTTCAGAA GCAATATACTTTGTCAGCAATAAACGCAGCACAGAATTGTTGCATGTGCAGCACCGGATTTGAGGGATTTATTTCTAGCAGAGAAATAAAAGCTGATACAAGTTTTGTTAAAGCTGAAAAATGTAGATCGTCAAGTACCTTCCACGTCTATAGCAAAATTAGGGATTGTGAAAAGG GGGTGTCAAAAGAATCGTTGCAACAAAACAGGGTGGGTTGCTTGGACATACCAAAAACATTGAATCAATTTATGATTGCACTTTCATCCCCCCAGTTATTGATAGAGCAATGCATTTTGAATTGCGAAATGAGAAAGTACACTTTTGCAATACCTGTTAAACAAAAAGGTATTTGTTTGTGCTCGGATTCTTATTCATT GTTTAGAACAGTGGACAACATGACTCAAGCAATGGCCAGATGTGGTGATGAAAATAACCTTTCAAACTCAGATGAAATAGTCGAAGTTTACCGAACAACAGTAAACGATGAACATTGCGAACCAAGAAG ATTTCTTCCTCCAAAACAAAACAAGCCTATTCTTCTTGCAAGTTATCCTGGATCTGGCAACACATGGATAAGACATTTGATAGAAATTGCGACAGGAATATATACAGGAAGTGTGTATAACGATGCTGATTTATATGAAGGAG ATATGCTGGGAGGATTTTTGTCAGCGATTTCTGGAAGAACCATCGTCATCAAGGATCATCTGTTCGGACTTAAAATCTCAATTATCTACACGATGGCAGTCTTGCTTATACGTAACCCGTACGATGCGACATTAGCCGAGTTTATGAGAATGAATACTCAGGGCCACATTGGAGTTGCAAACAACGATATATTTCGAAAACCAG GTTTTAAAGCTTTTTGCAAAAACCAACTACCATCTTTTTGGTTCGGCATCAcgaaagtagttttgaaaacTTTTGTGGACAAAGTTGTTGTTGTTTACTTTGAAGATCTGGTGAAAAATCCAATAAAAGAAATACGTCGTATTGTTGAATTCTTACCTAAAGAAATTGTTGGATCGGACGAAGAATCGTTGGAACGGAGATTAATGTGTTTGAACTTGGATTTGGCAGGAAAGTTCAAACGACCGCCACGAAAACTGAACTCTGATCCTTTTGATGAATTACTGAGAGGAGAAGTTGACAAAAGTATTGAAAACATGAACGAATTATTGCTTGAGCGCAATCATCCTCCATTGCCTCATTCGTATTTTTACCATATAATGAATGTAACCTAA
- the LOC144411680 gene encoding sialate:O-sulfotransferase 2-like isoform X2: MLCDKMRYNLPIAGIVLILILLFSMKTELRTSLSAIAFGINTKTSASVLEYTLQAEAMIDLDPNTFRCEVHDMGCFILVPPSQKIFGKKHPKITDVKFDEETLITREICINSCFQKQYTLSAINAAQNCCMCSTGFEGFISSREIKADTSFVKAEKCRSSSTFHVYSKIRDCEKGVSKESLQQNRVGCLDIPKTLNQFMIALSSPQLLIEQCILNCEMRKYTFAIPVKQKGICLCSDSYSLFRTVDNMTQAMARCGDENNLSNSDEIVEVYRTTVNDEHCEPRRFLPPKQNKPILLASYPGSGNTWIRHLIEIATGIYTGSVYNDADLYEGDMLGGFLSAISGRTIVIKDHLFGLKISIIYTMAVLLIRNPYDATLAEFMRMNTQGHIGVANNDIFRKPGFKAFCKNQLPSFWFGITKVVLKTFVDKVVVVYFEDLVKNPIKEIRRIVEFLPKEIVGSDEESLERRLMCLNLDLAGKFKRPPRKLNSDPFDELLRGEVDKSIENMNELLLERNHPPLPHSYFYHIMNVT; encoded by the exons ATGTTGTGTGACAAAATGAGGTATAATTTGCCTATAGCCGGCATTGTATTGATTTTGATCCTACTATTTTCAATGAAGACAGAACTCAG GACATCATTATCAGCAATTGCGTTTGGTATCAACACAAAAACAAGCGCTTCAGTACTTGAGTATACACTTCAAGCGGAGGCCATGATTGACCTAGACCCAAATACTTTTCGATGTGAAG ttcATGACATGGGATGCTTTATTTTGGTTCCTCcaagtcaaaaaatatttggaaaaaaacaCCCTAAAATTACAGATGTAAAATTTGACGAAGAGACACTAATAACAAGAGAAATTTGCATAAACAGTTGTTTTCAGAA GCAATATACTTTGTCAGCAATAAACGCAGCACAGAATTGTTGCATGTGCAGCACCGGATTTGAGGGATTTATTTCTAGCAGAGAAATAAAAGCTGATACAAGTTTTGTTAAAGCTGAAAAATGTAGATCGTCAAGTACCTTCCACGTCTATAGCAAAATTAGGGATTGTGAAAAGG GGGTGTCAAAAGAATCGTTGCAACAAAACAGGGTGGGTTGCTTGGACATACCAAAAACATTGAATCAATTTATGATTGCACTTTCATCCCCCCAGTTATTGATAGAGCAATGCATTTTGAATTGCGAAATGAGAAAGTACACTTTTGCAATACCTGTTAAACAAAAAGGTATTTGTTTGTGCTCGGATTCTTATTCATT GTTTAGAACAGTGGACAACATGACTCAAGCAATGGCCAGATGTGGTGATGAAAATAACCTTTCAAACTCAGATGAAATAGTCGAAGTTTACCGAACAACAGTAAACGATGAACATTGCGAACCAAGAAG ATTTCTTCCTCCAAAACAAAACAAGCCTATTCTTCTTGCAAGTTATCCTGGATCTGGCAACACATGGATAAGACATTTGATAGAAATTGCGACAGGAATATATACAGGAAGTGTGTATAACGATGCTGATTTATATGAAGGAG ATATGCTGGGAGGATTTTTGTCAGCGATTTCTGGAAGAACCATCGTCATCAAGGATCATCTGTTCGGACTTAAAATCTCAATTATCTACACGATGGCAGTCTTGCTTATACGTAACCCGTACGATGCGACATTAGCCGAGTTTATGAGAATGAATACTCAGGGCCACATTGGAGTTGCAAACAACGATATATTTCGAAAACCAG GTTTTAAAGCTTTTTGCAAAAACCAACTACCATCTTTTTGGTTCGGCATCAcgaaagtagttttgaaaacTTTTGTGGACAAAGTTGTTGTTGTTTACTTTGAAGATCTGGTGAAAAATCCAATAAAAGAAATACGTCGTATTGTTGAATTCTTACCTAAAGAAATTGTTGGATCGGACGAAGAATCGTTGGAACGGAGATTAATGTGTTTGAACTTGGATTTGGCAGGAAAGTTCAAACGACCGCCACGAAAACTGAACTCTGATCCTTTTGATGAATTACTGAGAGGAGAAGTTGACAAAAGTATTGAAAACATGAACGAATTATTGCTTGAGCGCAATCATCCTCCATTGCCTCATTCGTATTTTTACCATATAATGAATGTAACCTAA